In one bacterium BMS3Abin11 genomic region, the following are encoded:
- a CDS encoding preprotein translocase subunit SecD, which yields MNKYPLWKYLLILAVIIPGFLYALPNLYGEDPALQISATRTAVIDEGTEQQIKSALTDKKISFYGLVRQESGIQLRFKNTDDQLKAKEVVEKELGDKYTVALNLVPATPAWMAIFDAKPMYLGLDLRGGVHFLMEVDIDGAISNTEKRLVSDLRSGMRENKIRYLSVASLKTGGIQVLFPDQERLTQGLNTIKDDFTSLSAKEVERDGKPALILHLTEKAKREIRDTSVKQNMTALRNRINELGVAEPIVQQQGDNRIVVQLPGIQDTARAKEIIGRTATLEIMMVDEKNSGNIQAALEGRVPVGSRLYRDRHNAPILIKKGIIYSGNNIIDASAGIDSRNGGAVVNITLDARGASINQRITGENIGKRMAVVYVEQKSSIKKDEQGNVVVDKSGRPVRVRSRIEEVITAPVIRDQLGKRFQIEGLDSSKEARDLALLLRAGALAAPIEIVEERTIGPSLGKENIRTGFLSVAYGLVAILIFMLFYYRIFGLVADIALVLNLILMVAVLSLFQATLTLPGVAGILLTIGMAVDANVLIFERIREELRNGVTPQAAIHAGYDKALSTIVDANVTTLIAAVVLFNFGTGPIKGFAITLSIGIVTSMFTAIMVSRGIINKIYGGRQVKKLAI from the coding sequence ATGAATAAGTATCCACTGTGGAAATATCTGCTTATCCTGGCTGTCATCATCCCGGGCTTTTTGTATGCATTACCAAATCTGTATGGTGAAGATCCTGCACTACAGATCTCAGCTACACGTACTGCTGTGATTGATGAAGGCACAGAACAGCAGATTAAAAGCGCGTTAACTGACAAGAAAATTTCTTTTTACGGCCTGGTAAGACAGGAAAGTGGTATACAGCTACGATTCAAGAACACCGATGATCAGCTGAAAGCAAAAGAGGTCGTTGAAAAGGAATTGGGTGATAAATATACCGTTGCTCTGAACCTTGTTCCGGCAACTCCTGCCTGGATGGCGATCTTTGATGCCAAACCCATGTATCTTGGACTTGACCTTCGTGGTGGTGTCCATTTTCTGATGGAAGTCGACATAGACGGCGCGATCAGTAATACAGAAAAGCGCCTGGTTTCTGATCTGCGTTCAGGTATGCGGGAGAATAAGATACGTTATCTGAGTGTGGCGAGCTTAAAAACTGGCGGCATACAGGTGCTTTTCCCTGATCAGGAGCGACTCACTCAGGGCCTTAACACGATAAAAGATGATTTTACCAGTCTGTCAGCCAAGGAAGTTGAACGAGATGGTAAGCCAGCACTGATTCTGCATCTGACTGAAAAGGCCAAAAGAGAAATCAGGGATACCTCAGTCAAACAGAACATGACGGCGCTAAGAAATCGAATTAATGAACTCGGTGTCGCAGAACCCATAGTGCAGCAGCAGGGTGATAATCGTATTGTCGTCCAGTTACCGGGCATTCAGGATACTGCCAGAGCAAAAGAAATTATCGGTCGTACGGCAACACTTGAAATAATGATGGTGGATGAGAAAAACAGCGGCAACATACAGGCTGCACTCGAAGGCCGTGTGCCGGTTGGCTCACGCCTTTATCGTGATCGCCACAATGCGCCTATACTGATTAAAAAAGGGATTATCTATTCTGGTAACAACATCATTGACGCATCGGCCGGCATCGACTCAAGAAATGGCGGTGCTGTGGTCAACATTACTCTGGATGCACGTGGTGCTTCGATAAATCAGCGCATAACAGGTGAAAACATCGGAAAGCGAATGGCGGTGGTCTACGTTGAACAGAAGAGTTCAATCAAGAAAGATGAGCAGGGTAATGTGGTTGTTGATAAAAGCGGACGCCCTGTAAGAGTAAGAAGTCGCATAGAGGAAGTCATAACAGCACCTGTCATTCGTGACCAGCTGGGTAAGCGCTTTCAGATCGAAGGCCTTGACAGTAGTAAGGAGGCACGTGATCTTGCATTATTATTACGTGCAGGCGCTCTGGCTGCACCGATAGAGATTGTTGAAGAGCGAACTATCGGCCCTAGCCTGGGTAAAGAAAATATTCGTACTGGCTTCCTTTCCGTCGCGTACGGTTTAGTCGCAATTCTCATTTTCATGCTTTTTTATTATCGTATTTTTGGTTTAGTCGCTGATATCGCGCTGGTACTTAACCTGATATTGATGGTTGCTGTATTGTCATTGTTTCAGGCGACATTAACATTACCCGGTGTAGCAGGAATTCTGCTGACGATAGGCATGGCTGTTGATGCAAATGTTTTGATTTTTGAACGCATACGGGAAGAGCTTCGCAATGGCGTCACCCCTCAAGCTGCTATACATGCTGGCTATGACAAGGCCTTATCAACTATCGTCGATGCAAATGTTACGACCCTTATCGCGGCGGTTGTCCTGTTTAACTTTGGTACCGGACCGATTAAGGGATTTGCTATCACCCTGTCTATAGGGATTGTCACTTCTATGTTTACCGCAATCATGGTCAGTCGCGGAATAATCAATAAGATTTATGGCGGCCGTCAGGTCAAAAAGCTGGCGATTTAG
- a CDS encoding preprotein translocase subunit YajC, translated as MSLFISDAYAQAAGAPQQGGFMQIIFLGGIFVVFYFLLIRPQQKRAKEHKKMTEAIAKGDEVVTNGGTLGKVTGVGESFVTVEVATGVEIKVQRTAIQALMPKGTIKSA; from the coding sequence ATGAGTTTATTTATATCTGATGCCTACGCACAGGCTGCCGGTGCGCCTCAGCAGGGCGGTTTCATGCAAATCATATTCCTCGGTGGTATTTTTGTAGTGTTTTATTTTCTGCTTATTCGCCCACAACAGAAACGGGCAAAAGAGCACAAAAAAATGACCGAAGCCATTGCTAAAGGCGATGAAGTGGTTACCAATGGCGGTACCCTTGGTAAAGTTACCGGGGTTGGTGAATCATTTGTCACAGTAGAAGTTGCTACAGGTGTGGAAATCAAGGTACAGCGGACAGCCATTCAGGCGCTGATGCCAAAAGGAACAATCAAGTCAGCCTGA
- the tgt gene encoding queuine tRNA-ribosyltransferase has translation MKFDIHQTDGRARASRLVFPRGSVDTPAFLPVGTYGAVKSMTAEELMAGGAQIILGNTFHLMLRPGEDIIREHDGLHRFIHWEKPILTDSGGFQVWSLGKMRKISEEGVRFRSPVDGAEVFLDPERSIDFQHVLGSDIVMIFDECTPYPSTEDETAISMRLSLRWAERCKTAHGEHPSALFGIVQGGMFPDLRQESVEGLKDIGFDGYAIGGLSVGEPTEQMLKVLDGLNPYMPTEKPRYLMGVGRPEDIVEAVSRGIDMFDCVMPTRNARNGWLFAANGNVKIRNAKYAKDTRPVDEECACYTCRYYSRSYLRHLQACNEILGARLATIHNLHYYQQLMNGLRESIANRALRRFIENFYRKRGTQPPDVA, from the coding sequence GTGAAATTTGATATTCACCAGACTGACGGCAGGGCACGTGCAAGCAGGCTGGTGTTTCCTCGCGGATCAGTTGATACACCGGCTTTTCTACCAGTTGGGACCTATGGCGCAGTTAAAAGCATGACCGCAGAAGAGCTGATGGCAGGTGGTGCGCAGATTATTCTTGGCAATACCTTTCACCTCATGCTGCGTCCGGGGGAGGATATCATCCGCGAGCATGACGGACTGCACCGATTTATTCACTGGGAAAAACCAATTCTCACCGATTCAGGTGGTTTTCAGGTCTGGTCGTTGGGGAAAATGCGTAAGATCTCTGAAGAGGGTGTGCGTTTCCGCTCCCCTGTCGACGGTGCCGAGGTATTTCTTGATCCGGAAAGATCAATTGATTTTCAGCATGTACTGGGTTCAGACATCGTAATGATCTTTGATGAATGTACGCCATACCCGTCAACGGAGGATGAAACTGCAATATCCATGCGACTGTCATTGCGCTGGGCGGAGCGTTGTAAAACTGCACACGGCGAGCATCCATCCGCACTGTTTGGCATTGTGCAGGGAGGCATGTTCCCGGACTTGCGGCAGGAGTCCGTCGAAGGGTTAAAGGACATTGGCTTCGATGGCTACGCCATAGGGGGTTTATCCGTAGGCGAGCCAACGGAGCAGATGCTCAAGGTGCTTGATGGCCTGAATCCTTACATGCCCACCGAAAAACCTCGTTATTTGATGGGTGTCGGCCGACCCGAAGATATTGTTGAGGCAGTTTCACGCGGCATTGATATGTTTGACTGCGTTATGCCGACCCGTAATGCACGCAATGGCTGGTTGTTTGCCGCAAATGGCAATGTGAAGATTCGCAATGCAAAATATGCTAAAGACACCCGTCCAGTCGATGAAGAGTGCGCCTGTTATACCTGTCGCTACTATTCCAGAAGTTATTTGCGTCATTTACAAGCTTGTAATGAAATTCTCGGGGCGCGTTTGGCGACTATACATAACCTGCATTATTATCAGCAACTGATGAATGGTTTGCGCGAGTCTATTGCGAACAGAGCGCTCAGGCGATTTATCGAGAATTTCTATAGAAAACGGGGCACCCAGCCACCTGATGTGGCATAA
- the queA gene encoding S-adenosylmethionine:tRNA ribosyltransferase-isomerase, which yields MQKSDFSFNLPEELIAQIPLPVRSASRLLVCHRNSLATEDRQFNEIASFLMAGDLLVFNNTRVIPARLYGKKDTGGRVEILLERILDESRFTAIMRCSKVPQVGQKILIADGLTVCYEGRKSDFFLFSYEEGGLQQLFAEHGRMPLPPYIQRDADAQDEERYQTIFAQKPGAVAAPTASLHFDEAILRSLQQKGINTAEITLHVGAGTFQPVRADDLNRHVMHAETFDLSVETVEKILQTKAAGGRVFAAGTTSLRALEAASEEGELKPMSGDTRLFITPGYHFKVVDGLITNFHLSESTLLMLVSAFTGVEEIQHIYRHAINERYRFFSYGDAMIILPEDNKREI from the coding sequence ATGCAAAAATCCGACTTCAGTTTTAATCTGCCGGAAGAGTTGATCGCCCAGATACCACTGCCTGTTCGCAGTGCGAGCCGTTTATTGGTCTGCCATCGCAATTCTCTGGCAACGGAAGACCGGCAATTCAATGAAATTGCCAGCTTTTTAATGGCTGGTGATTTGCTTGTTTTCAATAATACACGCGTTATTCCAGCCAGATTGTATGGTAAAAAAGACACAGGGGGTCGGGTAGAAATACTGCTGGAGAGGATCCTGGATGAATCGCGGTTTACCGCCATAATGCGCTGCAGCAAGGTACCGCAAGTTGGGCAGAAAATATTAATTGCAGATGGCCTGACAGTCTGTTATGAGGGGAGAAAGAGTGATTTCTTTCTATTCAGCTACGAAGAAGGTGGTCTACAACAATTATTCGCAGAGCATGGACGGATGCCCCTTCCCCCTTACATACAACGTGATGCTGATGCACAGGATGAGGAGCGCTACCAGACGATTTTTGCCCAGAAACCCGGCGCAGTGGCCGCCCCAACGGCTAGCCTGCATTTTGATGAAGCAATATTGCGTAGTCTGCAGCAGAAAGGTATTAATACAGCTGAAATCACGCTGCATGTCGGTGCGGGGACTTTTCAGCCGGTACGTGCTGATGATCTGAATCGGCATGTTATGCACGCTGAGACATTTGATTTATCAGTAGAAACAGTTGAAAAAATTCTGCAGACAAAAGCAGCCGGGGGCAGGGTATTTGCGGCGGGAACGACCAGCCTGCGGGCACTGGAAGCGGCATCAGAAGAGGGGGAGCTAAAACCCATGTCAGGCGATACCCGATTGTTTATTACGCCGGGGTATCATTTCAAGGTAGTGGATGGCCTGATCACCAATTTTCATCTGTCTGAATCAACCTTGCTGATGTTGGTTTCAGCCTTTACAGGCGTTGAGGAAATTCAGCATATATATCGTCATGCCATCAATGAAAGATACCGTTTTTTCAGCTATGGAGATGCAATGATCATTCTCCCTGAGGACAACAAGCGTGAAATTTGA
- a CDS encoding bifunctional xylanase/deacetylase precursor, with the protein MNRKNKGNLLFSIDLEDVRDQILNGSTYREGVPENTQRYLEFLQQHNAKATFFVVGNVARKYPSLIKEIIADGHEIACHSDKHIQINKQTPEEFLKDVRRNLDSLYTAGAEDVIGYRAPTFSLTEQTQWAYRCLSESGFKYSSSVLPAANPLFGWKEFGRKPKYVQGIYEIPITLHAIPFLRLPLAGGVYFRVIPYPIINYSARYHLKLGDPITTYLHPYDIDTSQERFMHPDLDNKKYLNYLMYVNRSKVLIKLECLFSISKPISYKEYYLSYARTDQGRQTVSSEK; encoded by the coding sequence ATGAACAGAAAAAATAAAGGGAATTTGCTTTTCAGCATTGATCTGGAAGACGTTAGAGATCAGATATTAAATGGCAGCACATATCGAGAGGGCGTTCCTGAAAATACTCAACGATATCTGGAATTCCTGCAGCAGCATAATGCAAAGGCAACTTTTTTTGTCGTCGGCAATGTGGCGAGAAAATACCCATCATTGATCAAAGAGATAATAGCAGATGGTCATGAGATTGCCTGTCATAGCGATAAACATATTCAAATAAACAAACAGACACCGGAAGAGTTTCTTAAAGATGTCAGGAGAAATCTTGACTCATTGTATACTGCAGGTGCAGAGGATGTGATCGGATACCGGGCACCTACCTTCTCACTTACCGAGCAAACACAATGGGCCTATAGATGCCTGTCAGAATCTGGCTTCAAATATTCAAGTTCAGTGTTACCTGCAGCCAATCCACTGTTTGGCTGGAAAGAATTTGGCCGTAAACCAAAATATGTTCAGGGTATATACGAAATACCAATTACTCTACACGCTATACCTTTTCTTCGACTACCACTGGCAGGTGGGGTATATTTCAGGGTCATACCCTATCCGATAATAAACTATTCTGCTCGTTATCATCTAAAACTGGGTGATCCGATAACAACCTATTTGCATCCGTATGATATTGATACCAGTCAGGAACGCTTTATGCATCCTGATCTGGACAACAAAAAATATCTTAATTATCTAATGTATGTCAACAGATCAAAGGTATTAATAAAACTTGAGTGTCTGTTTAGCATTAGCAAACCTATTTCCTATAAAGAATATTATCTCAGTTATGCCAGGACTGATCAGGGAAGACAAACTGTGTCATCGGAGAAATAG
- the arnC_2 gene encoding undecaprenyl-phosphate 4-deoxy-4-formamido-L-arabinose transferase yields the protein MKDLTIIVPAFNEEGSLPTFLEDMCEYCGKNGYKLIVVNDGSSDTTGEILDAADQGDMLTVIHHKINRGYGSAIKTAIERVDTEFLITVDADGQHSLDDIGMLFNYLMVTDADMVIGKRDSHQGSRYRRFGKFMIRSIAKLLMSFQITDLNSGMKVYRSDLAKKYIRLCPDTMAYSDIITLVFINQKHLVLEKDIQIRSRISGTSTINTRTALDTILEILNIVILFNPNRIFLPLAIIFVLAGIIWGLPFLLRGEGVQAGTLLLTITGILFFLLGLLAEQLSLIRRSSVD from the coding sequence TTGAAAGATCTAACGATAATTGTTCCCGCATTCAACGAAGAAGGGTCGCTACCTACATTTCTTGAAGATATGTGCGAGTATTGCGGAAAAAATGGTTACAAGCTTATTGTTGTCAATGATGGCTCGTCAGATACTACAGGGGAAATTCTTGATGCTGCTGATCAGGGTGACATGCTGACAGTTATACATCACAAAATAAACAGGGGCTATGGCAGCGCAATCAAGACAGCCATTGAAAGGGTTGACACAGAATTCCTGATCACTGTTGATGCAGATGGACAGCATTCTCTTGATGATATCGGAATGTTGTTTAATTATCTCATGGTGACTGATGCAGATATGGTTATTGGTAAGAGAGATAGTCATCAAGGTTCCAGGTACCGACGTTTCGGTAAATTCATGATTCGTAGTATTGCAAAATTACTGATGTCCTTTCAAATTACTGATCTTAACTCTGGTATGAAAGTGTACAGATCTGATCTGGCCAAGAAATATATCCGTTTATGTCCGGATACTATGGCATATAGCGACATCATCACTCTCGTGTTTATCAATCAAAAACATCTTGTACTGGAGAAGGACATACAGATCAGGTCCCGGATATCAGGTACTAGCACTATAAATACAAGGACAGCACTGGATACAATTTTGGAGATTTTGAATATTGTTATATTATTTAATCCAAACAGGATATTTCTACCACTTGCAATTATTTTTGTTCTGGCCGGCATCATCTGGGGTTTACCCTTTCTGCTTAGAGGTGAGGGTGTCCAGGCCGGTACATTGCTTCTAACCATTACAGGAATATTGTTTTTTTTGCTGGGCTTACTTGCCGAACAACTGTCCCTGATACGTAGGAGTAGCGTAGACTGA